One segment of Daphnia magna isolate NIES linkage group LG2, ASM2063170v1.1, whole genome shotgun sequence DNA contains the following:
- the LOC116915411 gene encoding CAAX prenyl protease 1 homolog: MLEINSDFIFRSVFAFLWLEFTWELYLSYRQHQVYKKSNKPPPELEKHFSSEMFQKARLYGLDKSGYGIVHGLFNQIFSTVLILLNGHAYFWNLSHSVLLALNLPPDNEIVRSMVFTVILSSFSTLVDMPFTIYYTFWLEERHGFNKQTPGFFIKDTIKKYIVGMLISLPLVAAVIFIVQSGGDYFFLYLWSFVTLVIVLLMTVYPDYIAPLFDKYSPLPEGELKSDIEKLAASIEFPLKKLYVVEGSKRSSHSNAYFYGFFNNKRIVLFDTLIEGYVKEEPETTEKSEKVLKKGCNNAEILAVLGHELGHWKLNHVTKNIVISEVNILFMFTVFNALFQYRPLYEAFGFHDSQPIFIGLYIVTSYIFSPYNAILSFLTTLLSRHFEFEADRFAKKLGHAVNLKSSLIKLNLDNLGFPNYDWLYSSWHHSHPTLLQRLNALDKTE, translated from the exons ATGTTGGAAATTAACagtgattttatttttagaagcGTGTTTGCGTTTCTTTGGTTAGAGTTCACGTGGGAGCTGTATCTGTCATATCGTCAG CACCAAGTATACAAGAAAAGCAATAAACCACCTCCAGAACTGGAAAAACATTTCAGCAGCGAAATGTTTCAGAAAGCAAGGCTATATGGGCTCGATAAGAGTGGCTATGGTATAGTACATGGCTTGTTCAATCAAATATTCTCCACG GTCCTTATTTTGCTGAATGGGCATGCTTATTTCTGGAACCTCTCACATTCAGTGCTGTTAGCATTAAATCTACCTCCTGATAATGAAATTGTAAGGAGTATGGTGTTTACTGTCATTTTGAGCTCTTTCAGTACCCTTGTTGATATGCCTTTCACCATATATTATACCTTCTGGCTTGAAGAAAGACATGGATTCAACAAACAA ACACCAGGGTTTTTCATTAAAGACacgattaaaaaatatatcgtCGGCATGCTGATATCTCTACCACTGGTGGCTGCCGTAATTTTTATAGTGCAAAGCGGCGGAGACTACTTTTTCCTGTATTTATGGAGCTTTGTTACGCTGGTGATTGTACTTTTGATGACAGTATATCCGGACTACATTGCACCCTTGTTCGACAAATACAGCCCACTGCCAGAAGGAGAATTGAAGTCGGACATTGAGAAATTAGCAGCTTCAATTGAATTCCCGCTGAAGAAACTTTATGTGGTAGAAG GTTCCAAACGTTCGTCGCACAGCAACGCGTATTTCTATGGCTTCTTTAACAACAAAAGGATAGTCTTGTTCGATACTCTCATAGAAGGATACGTCAAGGAAGAGCCGGAGACCACGGAGAAATCCGAGAAAGTTCTGAAGAAAGGATGCAACAATGCTGAAATCTTAGCCGTACTCGGTCACGAGTTGGGCCATTGGAAACTGAACCATGTCACCAAGAATATTGTCATCTCCGAAGTGAACATTCTCTTTATGTTCACAGTTTTCAATGCGCTCTTTCAATATCGACCTCTCTACGAAGCTTTTGGTTTTCACGATAGCCAACCGATCTTCATAGGTCTTTATATCGTGACATCGTACATCTTCTCCCCCTATAACGCCATTCTCTCGTTCTTGACAACATTACTCAGCCGTCATTTCGAGTTCGAAGCAGATCGCTTTGCGAAAAAGCTTGGTCATGCCGTCAACCTCAAGTCTTCACTCATTAAGCTCAATCTGGACAACCTGGGTTTCCCCAACTACGATTGGTTATATTCGAGCTGGCATCACTCTCATCCGACACTTCTCCAGCGATTGAATGCTCTCGACAAAACGGAGTAA
- the LOC116915333 gene encoding activating signal cointegrator 1 complex subunit 3 — translation MKPNPRLSRALRAFTNLSSPICGKLTDTSSHYLSELRIKQQEQDNKITWTKLASELEKSGKSSTEIRGLLSPLRQVAQKIMGDDCGTKVIEDCAISLLLFFFEMENVTPKSLSSFGFGVIDLSLGKETLKIVRNLISKLPETVLKYLKSENSEEPVTEFGKDVKVYPIDELSENGVDMLMDWGNTASNFDGLTKKDISFKWEDSKTNDSRIFERKVHGRGWLEQQLALSGGNSLNIPITDLVDSIMSVICSNKSDDELQTEFFDLLGFDRFELIQDLLENRKEMKKAEKSIATQVAIASSKVKPYSAGPVISGQVLVQSAQEKDLMKQIRREEKRFQKLRQGYENDVEEAASMKMFQEQQLVVASTLPIMKHSASRTVKYPNVYDSIAEAKQSSAFVGGKKMALPESATRTNTSRYEEINIPLTEPAPTEVGNQLIPIASLDDISRKAFANCKNLNKIQTVVFETAYRTNENMLICAPTGAGKTNIAMLTILQQVKQYITNGVLERKDQFKIVYVAPMKALAAEMAENFGKRLAPLGLVVRELTGDMQLTKSEIMATQMLITTPEKWDVITRKSTGDIALTQLVKLLIIDEVHLLHGDRGPVVEALVARTLRQVESSQMMIRILGLSATLPNYVDVAQFLHVNPYKGLFYFDSRFRPVPLSQTFIGVKEVNPMRQMQQMDFVCYDKVVAMVQQGHQVMVFVHARNATLKTAQTLRMQAQEKNQLHLFQPENNSGFNTAMKNAGKSRNRHLVDLLKDGFAIHHAGMLRSDRNLVEKMFSDGMARVLVCTATLAWGVNLPAHAVIIKGTEIYDAKHGSFVDIGILDVLQIFGRAGRPQFDKSGHGTIITSHDKLAHYLSLLTCQYPIESSFEKSMTDNLNAEITLGTVANVDEAVQWLSYTYLFIRMRKNPIAYGINLEQIFDDPQLGGKRRELIVLAARALDKARMIRFEEKTGMLHATDLGRTASHFYIKYDTVEIFNELMHPAMNDAEIFGLISMATEFDQLKVRDDELDELDDYLHTYCELPVSGGSENIHGKVNILMQTYISRGPVNSFSLISDQSFIVQNASRIARALFEIVLRKNWPLMSGRVLRVSNMIEQRVWDSQHPLRQFATLGQDILIKLEEKKLSLERLREMDSKEIGFMIQNQRSGPIVKRNASEFPYLEVDATVQPITRTVLRIRLCIRPDFRWNDRIHGLSSEPFWMWVEDPENNTTYHYESISLSKKQVTRREEQVIVFTIPIFEPLPSQYYIRIVSDRWLRCETTFPISFQQLILPERHPPHTGLLDLKPLPVTALKNPEWQSLYSFPYFNPIQTQLFHVLYHTDHNVLLGAPTGSGKTIVAEIAMFRVFREYPKSKVVYIAPMKALVRERMEDWRERLGRRLGKNVVELTGDVTPDVRAISRADVIVTTPEKWDGVSRSWQTRDYVRAVALIIIDEIHLLGEDRGPVLEVIVSRTNFIASHTGRSLRLIGLSTAVANARDLADWLNIGQVGLFNFRPSVRPVPLEVHISGFPGKHYCPRMATMNKPTFQAIKQHSPDKPVLVFVSSRRQTRLTALDLIGYLAAEDSPRQFVRMPERDMEQLTISIKDPNLKLTLSFGVGIHHAGLTEKDRRLVEELFVNQKIQVLIATATLAWGVNFPAHLVVIKGTEYYDGKSRRYVDMPITDVLQMMGRAGRPQYDDHGVACVFVHDIKKDFYKKFLYEPFPVESSLLDVLPEHLNAEIVAGTICSKQDSIDYLTWTYFFRRLLQNPAYYGLEQLEPTDVNRYLTSLIQRSLSVLEAASCTEIEEDGRVAPTSLGRIASYYYLSYHTLQLFRDRLNQDTTLEDLLSILSDAHEYSELPVRHNEDLLNTELAKKCVLPVNPYTYDSPHTKAHLLFQAHFSRLSLPCADYATDTKSVLDQAIRILQAMMDVSAEGGWLATTLRIQQLLQMVIQALWIDDPAVLMLPHFNTFILPVLRTRQEQLMHLPVLQKAFAVDFAKLSNLLSMDLSPDQIQEVRQVISNLPVIDISMSVLWGTTSTPLSIIPNCGLHDAKWIDVPADQECLLDITFARQSLLEATPVVTGGARPKKSASVQSVAADNGTNQTGRSRSVYAPKFPKSKDEGWFLTLGSVEKQELLALKRVTLPRIKCSHQLSFTTPKKLGRLMLTFYFMSDSYVGLDQQYTVYLNVCKAKRTEFDDYEADNDIYGNKIE, via the exons ATGAAACCGAATCCTCGGCTATCAAGGGCTCTAAGAGCTTTCACAAATCTCAGTTCCCCTATTTGTGGAAAATTGACTGACACGTCATCCCATTATTTAAGTGAGCTTAGGATAAAACAGCAAGAGCAAGACAACAA GATCACATGGACAAAGTTAGCTAGTGAATTGGAAAAATCAGGGAAAAGTTCAACAGAAATTAGAGGATTGTTAAGTCCTCTTCGACAGGTGGCCCAAAAAATAATGGGTGATGATTGTGGAACAAAGGTGATAGAGGACTGTGCAATCAGCCTCCTATTATTCTTCTTCGAGATGGAGAATGTCACCCCAAAAAGTTTGTCCTCTTTTGGTTTTGGAGTAATTGACCTTTCACTTGGGAAGGAGACACTGAAA ATTGTTAGAAACTTAATAAGCAAGTTACCGGAAACTGTGCTGAAATACCTGAAGAGTGAAAACTCTGAAGAACCTGTAACAGAGTTTGGTAAAGATGTAAAAGTTTATCCAATCGACGAGCTCTCCGAAAATGGTGTAGACATGCTTATGGACTGGGGAAATACTGCTAGCAATTTTGATGgacttacaaaaaaagatattagCTTCAAATGGGAAGATTCGAAAACAAACGACAGCAGGATATTTGAG CGAAAAGTACATGGTCGTGGTTGGCTTGAACAACAGCTAGCTCTTTCTGGTGGCAATTCTCTCAATATTCCAATCACCGATCTCGTGGATTCTATTATGAGCGTTATATGTTCTAATAAGTCGGACGACGAATTACAAACGGAG TTCTTTGATTTACTGGGATTCGATCGATTTGAGCTAATACAAGACCTCCTAGAAAACagaaaggaaatgaaaaaggCAGAAAAGTCAATTGCCACTCAAG TTGCCATAGCTTCGTCGAAAGTAAAACCTTATTCTGCGGGTCCCGTCATCAGTGGGCAAGTGCTTGTTCAATCGGCGCAGGAAAAAGATTTGATGAAACAGATacgaagagaagaaaagcgaTTTCAGAAGCTACGTCAAGGATATGAAAATGACGTCGAAGAGGCTGCCTCCATGAAGATGTTCCA AGAACAACAGCTGGTGGTAGCTTCCACACTTCCCATAATGAAACATTCCGCTAGTAGAACAGTCAAATATCCTAACGTTTATGATTCAATAGCCGAGGCAAAGCAATCTTCTG CTTTTGTTGGTGGCAAGAAAATGGCCTTACCAGAATCTGCGACACGCACTAACACTTCGAGATATGAAGAAATCAATATTCCTCTTACAGAACCAGCTCCAACTGAAGTTGGAAACCAATTGATTCCTATCGCTTCATTAGATGACATTAGCCGAAAGGCATTCGCCAATTGTAAAAATCTTAACAAGATCCAAACAGTGGTATTTGAAACCGCTTACCGAACTAACGAAAATATGTTAATTTGCGCCCCAACCGGAGCTGGTAAAACTAATATTGCTATGTTAACCATCTTGCAACAAGTCAAGCAGTACATCACTAACGGAGTCCTTGAAAGAAAAGATCAGTTTAAG ATAGTTTATGTGGCGCCAATGAAAGCTCTTGCAGCTGAGATGGCAGAGAATTTCGGAAAACGTTTGGCCCCATTAGGTCTAGTGGTTCGTGAATTGACGGGTGACATGCAGTTGACAAAGTCCGAAATCATGGCAACGCAGATGCTCATCACTACGCCCGAGAAGTGGGACGTGATTACTAGGAAAAGCACGG GAGATATTGCGTTGACGCAGTTAGTAAAGTTACTAATTATTGACGAAGTTCACCTCCTCCACGGTGATCGTGGCCCAGTAGTCGAAGCTCTTGTGGCACGGACACTGCGCCAAGTGGAATCTTCGCAGATGATGATTCGAATCTTAGGGCTTTCAGCTACTCTGCCCAACTACGTTGACGTGGCACAATTTCTACATGTCAATCCGTACAAGGGCCTTTTTTACTTCGATTCCCGTTTTCGACCCGTGCCTTTATCCCAAACATTCATCGGCGTCAAAGAGGTTAATCCGATGAGACAGATGCAACAGATGGATTTCGTTTGTTACGATAAAGTCGTTGCCATGGTGCAACAGGGGCACCAAGTGATGGTGTTTGTTCATGCCCGTAACGCCACGCTCAAAACTGCCCAG ACTTTAAGGATGCAAGCGCAGGAGAAAAACCAATTACACTTGTTTCAACCGGAGAACAATAGTGGTTTCAATACAGCCATGAAGAATGCCGGAAAATCAAGGAATAGGCATCTGGTCGACTTATTGAAAGATGG ATTCGCTATACATCACGCTGGAATGTTACGAAGTGACCGAAACCTTGTCGAAAAAATGTTCAGCGATGGAATGGCACGAGTTTTAGTATGCACAGCTACTTTGGCGTGGGGTGTAAATTTACCCGCTCACGCAGTCATCATCAAAGGCACTGAGATCTACGACGCCAAACATGGATCGTTTGTCGATATTGGCATCTTAGATGTTCTACAGATTTTTGGCCGTGCCGGGCGTCCCCAATTTGACAAATCTGGGCACGGAACAATCATTACTTCGCACGACAAGCTAGCCCACTACCTTTCGTTGCTAACGTGCCAGTATCCTATCGAAAGCAGTTTCGAAAAATCCATGACCGACAACCTTAACGCCGAGATTACGCTTGGAACAGTTGCCAATGTCGACGAAGCCGTCCAGTGGCTAAGTTACACCTATCTCTTCATTCGGATGAGAAAAAACCCCATCGCTTACGGAATCAACCTTGAACAAATCTTTGACGATCCGCAATTGGGAGGAAAACGCCGAGAATTAATTGTCCTAGCTGCCCGTGCATTGGACAAAGCCCGAATGATCCGTTTCGAGGAAAAGACGGGTATGTTGCACGCTACCGACTTGGGTCGAACAGCCAGCCATTTTTACATCAAGTATGATACCGTCGAAATATTTAACGAGCTAATGCATCCTGCTATGAATGACGCCGAAATCTTCGGACTGATCTCTATGGCGACAGAATTTGATCAGCTCAAAGTGCGCGATGACGAACTAGATGAACTTGATGATTATCTGCATACGTACTGTGAATTGCCTGTCAGTGGCGGCAGTGAAAATATTCACGGTAAAGTGAACATTTTGATGCAAACTTACATCTCGCGTGGCCCCGTCAACTCATTTAGTTTAATATCCGATCAATCGTTTATTGTTCAAAATGCGTCTCGTATCGCTCGCGCGCTCTTTGAGATTGTATTACGCAAGAACTGGCCTCTGATGTCCGGAAGAGTACTGCGTGTTTCCAA CATGATCGAACAACGAGTGTGGGACTCGCAGCATCCGTTACGGCAGTTTGCCACTCTTGGTCAAGACATTCTCATTAAGTTGGAAGAGAAGAAATTATCACTTGAGCGACTGCGTGAAATGGACAGCAAAGAAATTGGATTTATGATTCAAAATCAGCGATCGGGACCGATCGTGAAACGGAACGCGTCAGAATTCCCTTATTTAGAGGTGGATGCCACTGTTCAACCAATCACACGAACGGTATTACGTATCCGGCTTTGCATCCGGCCTGATTTCCGCTGGAACGACAGAATCCACGGCCTCTCGTCTGAACCCTTTTGGATGTGGGTAGAGGATCCTGAAAACAATACGACATATCATTACGAGTCTATTTCGCTAAGCAAGAAGCAAGTAACTCGCAGAGAAGAGCAAGTGATTGTGTTCACCATCCCCATTTTCGAACCACTACCATCGCAGTACTACATCCGCATAGTCAGCGATCGTTGGCTTCGCTGCGAAACTACTTTCCCAATCTCGTTCCAACAACTCATCCTTCCCGAACGCCATCCTCCACATACGGGATTGCTAGACCTGAAACCGTTGCCTGTCACTGCGCTAAAGAATCCAGAGTGGCAAAGCCTCTACTCGTTTCCATATTTCAATCCCATTCAGACCCAGCTATTCCATGTTTTGTATCACACTGACCATAACGTCTTGTTAGGCGCACCAACTGGTTCGGGAAAAACCATTGTGGCTGAGATTGCAATGTTCCGTGTCTTTCGGGAATACCCTAAAAGCAAAGTGGTTTACATTGCCCCCATGAAAGCGCTGGTTCGCGAGCGAATGGAAGATTGGCGAGAACGTTTAGGCCGTCGACTGGGCAAGAATGTCGTAGAATTGACTGGAGACGTCACACCTGACGTCAGGGCCATAAGTCGGGCGGACGTGATTGTTACTACGCCGGAAAAATGGGACGGTGTGAGTCGATCTTGGCAAACGCGTGATTATGTTCGCGCTGTTGCGCTCATCATCATCGACGAAATCCATTTGCTGGGTGAAGATCGTGGCCCGGTTCTAGAAGTCATCGTGTCCCGTACCAATTTCATTGCGTCGCACACTGGCCGTTCTCTACGCCTTATCGGTCTGTCTACTGCCGTGGCGAATGCTCGTGATTTGGCTGATTGGCTCAACATTGGACAAGTGGGACTCTTTAATTTCCGACCATCCGTCCGTCCTGTCCCATTAGAAGTTCACATCTCCGGGTTCCCAGGCAAGCATTATTGCCCTCGTATGGCTACGATGAATAAACCAACGTTCCAGGCCATCAAGCAACATTCTCCAGATAAGCCGGTGTTAGTGTTTGTCTCGTCTCGACGTCAGACAAGGTTGACAGCCTTGGATTTGATTGGTTATCTAGCGGCAGAAGATAGTCCTCGACAGTTTGTTCGTATGCCAGAAAGAGACATGGAACAACTAACCATTTCCATCAAGGATCCAAATCTCAAGTTGACTCTTTCGTTTGGTGTCGGCATCCATCACGCTGGTCTGACAGAGAAAGATCGTCGTTTGGTGGAAGAGTTGTTTGTCAACCAAAAAATTCAAGTGCTGATTGCCACGGCAACGTTAGCCTGG GGTGTCAACTTTCCTGCCCATCTTGTCGTCATCAAGGGCACCGAATACTACGATGGAAAATCGCGTCGCTACGTTGATATGCCCATCACTGATG TCTTGCAGATGATGGGTCGAGCAGGACGACCACAATACGACGATCATGGAGTTGCTTGTGTTTTTGTGCACGACatcaaaaaagatttttacaAAAAGTTTTTGTATGAACCGTTTCCAGTTGAATCTAGTTTGCTGGACGTGCTACCGGAACATCTTAATGCTGAAATTGTCGCGGGAACGATTTGTTCCAAACAGGATTCTATTGACTATCTAACGTGGACGTATTTCTTCAGACGATTGCTCCAAAATCCCGCTTATTATGGTCTGGAACAACTGGAACCTACCGATGTCAATCGCTATTTGACATCGTTGATTCAGCGCTCACTCTCGGTTCTCGAAGCTGCTTCATGTACCGAAATCGAAGAAGATGGTCGTGTGGCGCCCACTTCACTCGGCCGGATTGCTTCCTATTATTACCTGAGCTACCACACGTTGCAATTGTTCCGCGATCGGCTGAATCAAGATACAACATTGGAAGATCTGTTGTCCATTTTGAGTGATGCGCACGAGTATAGCGAACTCCCTGTTCGCCACAATGAGGACCTGCTCAACACCGAACTGGCCAAGAAATGCGTTCTGCCCGTCAATCCTTACACCTATGATTCGCCGCACACCAAAGCTCATTTGCTCTTCCAGGCTCATTTTTCGCGGCTGAGTTTACCTTGTGCCGATTATGCCACTGATACCAAGTCAGTGCTGGATCAAGCCATCCGTATTTTGCAAGCCATGATGGATGTGTCGGCTGAAGGTGGTTGGCTGGCCACTACGTTGCGTATCCAGCAACTACTCCAGATGGTCATTCAGGCTTTATGGATAGATGATCCAGCTGTTCTGATGCTTCCGCATTTCAACACGTTCATTTTACCTGTCCTTCGAACCCGCCAAGAGCAGCTAATGCATTTGCCCGTTTTGCAAAAAGCCTTTGCCGTGGACTTTGCAAAACTGTCTAATTTACTGAGCATGGACTTGAGCCCAGATCAAATCCAGGAAGTGCGTCAAGTTATTTCCAATTTACCCGTCATCGACATTTCAATGTCCGTTTTATGGGGAACAACATCAACGCCTCTGTCCATCATCCCCAACTGCGGGCTTCATGATGCGAAATGGATTGATGTACCCGCAGATCAAGAGTGCCTTTTGGACATAACTTTCGCTCGTCAGAGCCTGTTGGAGGCCACTCCTGTTGTCACGGGAGGGGCTCGTCCTAAAAAATCTGCCAGTGTGCAATCTGTGGCTGCTGACAACGGGACCAACCAAACGGGCCGCAGCCGATCTGTTTATGCTCCTAAATTTCCAAAATCGAAAGACGAAGGATGGTTTTTAACTCTTGGCTCGGTTGAGAAACAAGAATTGTTAGCACTGAAACGTGTAACTTTACCGAGAATCAAATGCTCCCATCAGTTGAGTTTCACAACTCCTAAGAAACTCGGTCGACTGATGTTGACATTTTATTTCATGTCAGACAGCTATGTCGGTCTGGACCAGCAATATACCGTCTACCTAAACGTTTGCAAAGCCAAACGCACCGAATTCGATGATTACGAGGCGGATAACGATATCTACGGCAACAAGATTGAATGA
- the LOC116915371 gene encoding transitional endoplasmic reticulum ATPase, translated as MAESKGNEDLATAILKNKVKPNRLLVEEAVNDDNSVVAMSQEKMDELQLFKGDTVLLKGKKRKETVCIVLSDDTVSNEKIRMNRVVRNNLRVRLGDVVSVSPCPDVKYGKRIHVLPIDDTVEGLTGSLFDVYLKPYFLEAYRPIHKGDIFIVRGGMRAVEFKVVETDPVPYCIVAPDTVIHCEGEPIKREEEEEALNAVGYDDIRGVRKQLALIKEMVELPLRHPQLFKAIGVKPPRGILLFGPPGTGKTLIARAVANETGAFFYLINGPEIMSKLAGESESNLRKAFEEAEKNSPAIIFIDELDAIAPKREKTHGEVERRIVSQLLTLMDGLKQRSHVIVMAATNRPNSIDAALRRFGRFDREVDIGIPDATGRLEVLRIHTKNMKLADDVDLEQVAAETHGHVGADIAALCSEAALQQIREKMDLIDLEEDQIDAEVLNSLAVTMENFRFAMGKSTPSALRETIVEVPNVSWEDIGGLEGVKRELQELVQYPVEHPEKFLKFGMTPSRGVLFYGPPGCGKTLLAKAIANECQANFISIKGPELLTMWFGESEANVRDVFDKARAAAPCVLFFDELDSIAKARGGSSGDAGGAADRVINQVLTEMDGMGAKKNVFIIGATNRPDIIDPAVLRPGRLDQLIYIPLPDEKSREAILKSNLRKSPLAPDVDLVYLAKVTHGFSGADLTEICQRACKLAIRQSIEAEIRREKERAANPDMDMEMEEEDPVPQILRSHFEDAMKFARRSVSDNDIRKYEMFSQTLQQSRGFGTNFRFPNAPAAGGSQPSGGTGGNFQDDADDDLYS; from the exons ATGGCAGAGTCAAAAGG GAATGAAGACTTGGCGACAGCAATTTTGAAGAACAAAGTAAAACCAAATAGGCTCCTGGTTGAAGAGGCTGTGAATGATGACAACTCTGTTGTTGCTATGTCTCAG GAGAAAATGGATGAGCTTCAGCTCTTTAAAGGTGACACAGTACTACttaaaggaaagaaaaggaaagaaactGTGTGCATTGTTTTGTCTGATGACACAGTCTCTAATGAAAAGATCAGAATGAACCGTGTTGTCAGAAACAATCTTAGAGTCAGATTGGGTGATGTAGTGTCTGTGTCCCCATGCCCTGATGTGAAATATGGTAAAAGGATCCATGTTCTGCCAATTGATGATACAGTGGAAGGACTCACAGGAAGTCTCTTTGATGTGTATCTAAAACCATACTTCTTGGAAGCCTATCGCCCAATCCACAAAGGAGACATATTCATCGTTCGCGGAGGGATGCGTGCTGTAGAGTTTAAAG TGGTTGAAACCGATCCTGTTCCCTACTGCATTGTTGCTCCGGACACGGTCATTCATTGCGAGGGTGAACCAATCAAACGAGAG gaagaagaagaggctTTAAATGCCGTGGGTTATGACGATATCAGAGGTGTTCGTAAGCAGTTGGCGTTGATCAAGGAGATGGTAGAATTGCCGTTGCGTCATCCTCAGCTTTTTAAAGCTATTGGTGTAAAACCACCCCGTGGTATTCTGCTTTTCGGACCACCCGGTACTGGCAAAACCCTGATCGCGCGTGCTGTGGCCAATGAAACTGGCGCATTCTTTTACTTGATCAATG GTCCTGAGATTATGAGTAAGTTGGCCGGTGAATCAGAAAGTAATTTGCGCAAAGCTTTCGAAGAAGCCGAGAAAAACTCCCCAGCGATTATCTTTATCGACGAATTGGATGCCATCGCACCCAAGCGTGAAAAG ACCCACGGTGAAGTTGAGCGCCGTATCGTCTCACAACTGTTGACACTTATGGATGGTTTGAAGCAGCGATCTCACGTAATTGTCATGGCGGCTACTAATCGTCCGAATTCAATTGATGCTGCGCTTCGTCGGTTTGGTCGATTTGATCGTGAGGTTGACATTGGCATTCCGGATGCGACTGGACGGCTTGAAGTTTTACGCATTCACACCAAGAACATGAAACTAGCTGATGATGTGGATTTGGAACAAGTTGCCGCAGAGACCCACGGCCATGTTGGTGCTGATATTGCCGCCCTTTGCTCAGAAGCCGCTCTCCAACAGATCCGTGAAAAAATGGATCTGATTGACTTGGAAGAAGATCAAATTGACGCCGAAGTCCTTAATTCTCTTGCCGTCACGATGGAGAACTTCCGG TTCGCTATGGGCAAATCAACACCGAGTGCCTTGCGTGAAACCATTGTAGAAGTCCCCAATGTTTCGTGGGAAGATATTGGTGGACTTGAGGGAGTTAAACGGGAGCTTCAAGAATTGGTACAGTATCCAGTCGAACATCCAGAGAAATTCCTTAAGTTTGGTATGACCCCGTCTCGTGGTGTTCTCTTCTACGGCCCACCTGGTTGTGGTAAAACTTTGCTGGCTAAGGCTATTGCAAACGAATGCCAGGCCAACTTCATTTCAATTAAAG GCCCTGAGTTATTGACAATGTGGTTCGGTGAGTCTGAAGCAAATGTTCGAGATGTTTTCGATAAGGCACGTGCTGCTGCTCCCTGTGTCCTCTTCTTCGACGAACTCGATTCGATCGCCAAAGCCCGTGGTGGAAGTTCCGGTGACGCCGGAGGAGCTGCAGATCGCGTTATTAACCAGGTGTTGACAGAAATGGATGGTATGGGAGCTAAGAAGAACGTGTTTATTATTGGAGCCACGAATCGTCCAG ATATCATTGATCCCGCCGTTCTGCGTCCTGGCCGTTTGGACCAACTGATTTACATCCCTCTACCCGACGAGAAATCAAGAGAGGCTATTTTGAAGTCAAATCTACGAAAATCTCCTCTTGCTCCG GATGTGGATTTGGTTTACCTGGCAAAAGTGACACATGGTTTTTCTGGTGCTGATTTGACTGAGATTTGTCAACGTGCGTGCAAGTTGGCCATTCGCCAGTCGATTGAAGCTGAAATTAGGAGAGAAAAAGAGCGTGCTGCCAACCCGGACATGGATAtggaaatggaagaagaagaccCAGTTCCGCAAATTCTTCGTTCGCACTTTGAAGACGCAATGAAATTTGCTCGTCGTTCTGTTTCAGACAACGATATCCGCAAATATGAGATGTTCTCCCAAACTTTGCAGCAATCACGGGGCTTTGGTACCAATTTCAG GTTCCCGAATGCTCCGGCTGCGGGTGGCAGTCAACCCAGTGGAGGAACTGGTGGAAATTTCCAGGATGACGCCGATGATGATCTTTATAGTTAA